From the genome of Corallococcus soli:
CACCTACCGCACGCAGCGGTACGCGACGCTGGGGGACACGAGCGGCACCCCCATCAACCCGGATCCGGTGGGCAACGTCGTCAACCCCACGTTCCTGCCGCGCGGCGGGACGATGTACGTGCCGGACCTGTGGTTCAAGTACGCGGAGAAGAAGTTCCGCATCGAGGCGGAGTTCGCCGCGCAGCTGGGCAGCATCGACGGGCGGGCGCTGACGACGGCGGACCCCGCCTCCCAGTCGCTGCGCATCGCGCAGTTCGGCGGCGTGCTCCAGACGGAGTTCCACGTCATCGAGAACAAGCTCCACCTGGGCGTGGAGGCGGGCTTCGCGTCCGGTGACAAGGCGCCGGGCTTCGGCAACTACCCGGGCCGCCAGGGCACCGGTTCGGACGGCAACACCGCGCCGGGTGACGTGGAGGGCCGTCAGTACCGCTGCGACACCGGCGGCTGCAGCGACAACGCCATCCGCAACTTCCGCTTCAACCGCGACTACCGCGTGGACCTCATCCTGTGGCGCTCCATCCTGAATGGCGTCACGGACGCGTTCTACGTGAAGCCGGGCCTCAAGTACTCCATCGCGGAGGGCTTCGACGTCTTCGGCAGCATCATCTACTCGCAGGCGTTCTACGGTGAGTCCACGCCCTCGTCGGTCAGCAAGAGCCTGGGCTTCGAGGCGGACGTCGGCGCGCGCTACGTCACCGAGGACGGCTTCGTGGCGGGCATCGACTACGGCATCCTCTTCCCGCTCGCGGGCCTGAAGGACCTGAACGTGCCCGCGCAGGAGCTGGGCACCGCGCACTCCATCCGCGGCACGCTGGCCATCAAGTTCTAGCCATGCGCGGACTCCTTCCCCGGTGGTGTGTGGCCGCCGTCCTGACGCTGGGACTGGTGGCGTGTGGCATCAAGGGCAACCCCCGCGCCCCCCGGCCGGCGCCGCCGCCCGCGCCCACCCCGGAGACGGCGCCCCCGCAGGAGCCGCCGCGCGGACTCGTGGAGCCCTCCGGCCCCACGGTGCCGCCGTCCTCCACGGTGCCGCCGTCCTCCACGGACACCGGGCGTCGGCAATGACGGCCTTCCCGTATCGCAAGGGCGTGCTGTGCGCGGAAGGGGTGCCCCTGTCCGCCATCGCGGACGCGGTGGGCACGCCCACGTACGTCTACTCCGCCGCGGCCCTCACGGAGCGCTTCCGCGAGGTGACGGAGGCCTTCCAGGGCCACCCGCACCTCATCTGCTATTCGGTGAAGGCCAACTCCAACCTGGCCATCCTGAAGCTCTTCGTGGGGCTGGGCAGCGGCTTCGACATCGTGTCCGGCGGCGAGCTGGCCCGCGTGAAGCAGGCGGGCGGGGACGCTTCGAAGACGGTGTTCGCGGGCGTGGGCAAGACGCCGGCGGAGATGGCCCAGGGGCTCGCCTCCGGCATCCGGCTCTTCAACGTGGAGAGCGCGGAGGAGCTGGAGGCGCTGGATGCCGTGGGGCGCCGGGCGGGCCAGCAGGCTCCCTTCGCGCTGCGGGTGAATCCGGACGTGGACGCGCGGACGCACCGCTACATCGCCACGGGCCTGAAGACGTCCAAGTTCGGCGTGCCCTTCGAGGAGGCGGTCGCCCTCTACGCCCGCGCGAAGAAGATGAAGGGCGTGAAGGCGCTGGGGCTGGACTGCCACATCGGCTCGCAGCTCACGCGCACGGCGCCCATGCGCGCCGCGCTCACCAAGGTGGCGGACCTCTACGTCACGCTCAAGGCCCGGGGCCACGCGCTGGAGTACCTGGACGTGGGCGGCGGGCTGGGCATCACCTATTCGGACGAGACGCCCCCCAGCCCCCAGGAGTACGCCCGCACGGTGCTGGCCGCGGTGAAGCCCACCGGGGCCACGCTGCTCTTGGAGCCGGGCCGGTCGCTCGTGGGCAACGCGGGCGTGCTGCTCACCCGCGTGCTGTACCGCAAGCCCACCGAGGCGCGCACCTTCGTGGTGGTGGACGCGGGAATGAACGACCTGCTCCGCCCCGCCCTCTACGAAGCGCACCACGCGCTCCAGCCCCTGGTGAAGCGCCGGGGGAAGGACGTGCAGGTGGACGTCGTGGGGCCGGTGTGTGAGTCCACCGACGTGCTCGCGAAGGCGCGCGCCCTGGTGCTCCCCCGCCAGGACGACCTGTACGCCTTCATGAGCGCCGGGGCCTACGGGATGAGCATGGCTTCTACCTACAACTCGCGCCCCCGCCCGGCCGAGGTGCTGGTGGACGGGGAGGCGTGGCGGGTCGTGCGCGAGCGCGAGCGCGTCGAGGACCTCTGGCGCGGCGAGCGGGCCTGAACGTATAAGCGCCGACATGAAGACCTTCCAAGGCTCCATGACGGCGCTGGCCACTCCGTTCCTGAATGGGGCGCTGGATGAGAGGGCCTTCCGGGCCCTGGTCCGCGCCCAACTGGAGGGCGGCACGGACGTGCTCCTGCCCATGGGCACCACGGGCGAGGCCGTCACGATGGACGCGGAGGAGCGCGCGGCCGCCATCGCCGTGGTGGTGGACGAGGTGAAGGGCCGCGTGCCGGTGGTGGCGGGCGCGGGCAGCAACAGCACGCGCGAAACCATTGAGTCCGTGCGCCGCGCGCGCCTGTCGGGCGCGGACGGCGCGCTCATCGTCACGCCCTACTACAACAAGCCCACGCAGGCGGGGA
Proteins encoded in this window:
- the lysA gene encoding diaminopimelate decarboxylase: MTAFPYRKGVLCAEGVPLSAIADAVGTPTYVYSAAALTERFREVTEAFQGHPHLICYSVKANSNLAILKLFVGLGSGFDIVSGGELARVKQAGGDASKTVFAGVGKTPAEMAQGLASGIRLFNVESAEELEALDAVGRRAGQQAPFALRVNPDVDARTHRYIATGLKTSKFGVPFEEAVALYARAKKMKGVKALGLDCHIGSQLTRTAPMRAALTKVADLYVTLKARGHALEYLDVGGGLGITYSDETPPSPQEYARTVLAAVKPTGATLLLEPGRSLVGNAGVLLTRVLYRKPTEARTFVVVDAGMNDLLRPALYEAHHALQPLVKRRGKDVQVDVVGPVCESTDVLAKARALVLPRQDDLYAFMSAGAYGMSMASTYNSRPRPAEVLVDGEAWRVVRERERVEDLWRGERA